Proteins from a genomic interval of Verrucomicrobiota bacterium:
- a CDS encoding fumarylacetoacetate hydrolase family protein gives MAAIGRFQKGDEIFYAKVVDGELFRLRGEVFGSPSFDKKATPFKGLRTLTPVAPSKIIAVGLNYADHARESGKPLPKEPLFWLKATTSLIPDGAKIEIPFPDHRTDYEAELAIVIGRRVRNVTPAAAARYIFGYTAAQDISDRTIQKSESQWARCKSFDTFTPLGPYVETKIDPHDLTIQLFQNGQLRQNSNTSQLIFNCYQLVSFISTNMTLLPGDIIVTGTPSGIGPIESGDRLEVRIQGLAPLVNTVK, from the coding sequence ATGGCAGCCATTGGCCGATTTCAAAAGGGCGACGAAATTTTTTACGCCAAAGTTGTGGACGGCGAACTGTTTCGTCTGCGGGGTGAAGTCTTCGGTTCGCCTTCCTTCGACAAAAAGGCGACGCCGTTCAAGGGTCTGCGGACGTTGACGCCGGTCGCCCCGTCCAAGATCATCGCCGTGGGATTGAACTACGCCGATCACGCGCGCGAAAGCGGCAAACCGTTGCCCAAGGAACCGCTGTTCTGGTTGAAGGCCACCACCTCGCTGATTCCCGACGGCGCCAAGATCGAAATTCCGTTTCCCGATCATCGGACGGACTACGAAGCGGAACTGGCCATCGTCATCGGCCGGCGGGTGCGCAACGTGACCCCGGCGGCGGCGGCACGCTACATTTTCGGCTACACGGCGGCGCAGGACATCAGCGACCGCACGATTCAGAAATCGGAGAGCCAGTGGGCGCGGTGCAAATCGTTCGACACGTTCACACCGCTCGGACCGTACGTCGAAACCAAGATTGACCCGCATGATCTGACGATTCAACTTTTTCAGAACGGGCAATTGCGCCAGAACTCGAACACCAGCCAGTTGATTTTCAATTGCTATCAACTGGTCAGTTTCATTTCCACCAACATGACGCTGTTGCCCGGCGACATCATTGTGACTGGAACGCCGAGCGGCATCGGGCCGATTGAATCGGGGGATCGTCTCGAAGTGCGCATTCAAGGACTTGCGCCGCTGGTCAACACGGTGAAATAA